A genome region from Mercenaria mercenaria strain notata chromosome 11, MADL_Memer_1, whole genome shotgun sequence includes the following:
- the LOC123532747 gene encoding SCO-spondin-like codes for MCECIGTNLICIQTDCQYCRYTDWEPWSDCTKSCDVGLRSRSRELLPIQNWEMCILCNGSREEIEDCNTQSCSGWSAWVPWSGCSVSEPCTFGIRTRNRVCTGTGCEGDGLEIEPCGEPCDEAESNCTNDRVWSNCASHVDQTCGGLSTFFTEWDTCDTGCVCKPDLILPTSSGSCISDSICPCYTEDGQAVPQGQSLVKGCITCHCNGTNQQLDCTTITNCCEWTQWTSWGSCDVTCGTGTRQRYRELISGENCGPDVETEHCTVECPADCIVDGNGYYCGNTTSENSTHTCYCTVENTISCVKNIPANDTCRKYTKMEILYDAVGDCHSAGEIPVDYCTGSCGNSTFETVLVLSADSDGGQSVNCPCCTGTFYDEKEQIEAVCGPTKEPRVAYIPRIKECSCNPCSGATSVSLPSTTTAVR; via the exons ATGTG TGAATGTATTGGAACAAACTTGATATGCATCCAAACAGATTGCCAAT ACTGCAGGTACACGGACTGGGAACCGTGGTCTGACTGTACAAAATCGTGTGATGTAGGCCTGAGGTCAAGATCAAGGGAACTCCTTCCGATCCAGAATTGGGAAATGTGCATATTATGCAATGGGTCGAGGGAAGAAATTGAGGATTGTAATACACAATCATGCAGCG GATGGAGTGCATGGGTGCCATGGTCTGGGTGTTCTGTATCTGAGCCTTGTACCTTTGGAATAAGAACTAGAAATCGTGTGTGCACGGGTACCGGTTGCGAAGGAGACGGACTGGAAATCGAGCCGTGCGGTGAACCGTGCGACGAAGCTG AATCGAACTGCACAAACGACAGAGTGTGGTCAAACTGTGCCTCACATGTTGATCAAACTTGCGGGGGTCTCTCAACATTTTTCACGGAGTGGGATACGTGTGACACTGGCTGTGTATGTAAGCCTGATCTTATATTACCAACATCAAGTGGAAGTTGTATATCAGACTCTATCTGTCCTTGTTATACTGAAGATGGCCAAGCAGTCCCACAAGGTCAATCTCTCGTTAAAGGGTGTATAACTTG TCATTGCAATGGAACGAATCAACAGCTAGACTGCACAACAATTACAAACT GTTGTGAATGGACCCAGTGGACGTCCTGGGGATCTTGTGATGTAACATGTGGTACAGGAACAAGACAGCGCTATAG GGAATTAATAAGTGGAGAAAACTGTGGACCTGATGTAGAAACTGAACATTGTACTGTAGAATGTCCAGCAGATTGCATTGTTGATGGTAACGGGTATTACTGTGGTAATACCACATCGGAGAACTCCACGCATACATG ctattGCACTGTCGAGAACACCATAAGTTGTGTCAAAAATATTCCGGCAAATG ATACATGTCGGAAATACACAAAGATGGAAATTCTATATGACGCAGTTGGCGATTGCCATTCTGCAGGTGAAATACCAGTGGATTATTGTACAGGTAGCTGCGGAAATAGCACGTTTGAAACCGTGCTTGTGTTGTCAGCTGATTCGGACGGAGGCCAATCAGTAAATTGTCCTTGTTGTACGG GAACGTTCTATGATGAAAAAGAACAGATTGAAGCAGTGTGTGGACCAACGAAGGAACCAAGAGTGGCATATATTCCAAGGATCAAAGAATGTTCGTGCAACCCGTGCAGCGGTGCGACGTCAG tGTCGTTGCCATCTACTACTACAGCAGTTCGATAA
- the LOC128546735 gene encoding histone-lysine N-methyltransferase SETMAR-like → MISFFDPEARFEIQRIAARWTLYLLTEDQKKQRVSAAQKLLKLYPKFNQRTFSNFVTGDDTWVHYYQPVRKCSNTIWTTKQARRPSEAKRIISVKKVMYYAVFFNSRGKTVQVAIPRGRTVTGKVYCEVEKRRSVLGLLGMTLLHINAPALKSFIVTQFLKHKGVSVLPLPPYSPVLAPCDFFLFLNLKKLFDGRRYHDRNALGSAIFQYPQTLAKRDYEDAFQ, encoded by the coding sequence ATGATCAGCTTTTTCGATCCTGAAGCGCGATTTGAAATACAGCGTATTGCTGCCAGATGGACACTCTATTTGCTTACCGAGGATCAAAAGAAACAGCGTGTTTCGGCCGCCCAAAAATTGTTGAAACTGTACCCTAAATTCAATCAGCGAACATTTTCTAACTTTGTGACTGGTGACGACACATGGGTGCATTATTATCAGCCAGTCAGAAAGTGCAGTAACACAATATGGACCACCAAACAGGCAAGGAGACCTTCTGAAGCTAAAAGAATCATAAGTGTAAAGAAGGTCATGTACTACGCTGTTTTCTTCAATAGTCGTGGAAAAACTGTTCAGGTAGCGATTCCGCGTGGTAGAACAGTTACAGGCAAAGTATATTGTGAGGTTGAAAAGAGACGCTCAGTGCTTGGTTTATTAGGTATGACCTTACTGCATATCAATGCTCCGGCTCTCAAGTCCTTTATAGTGACACAGTTTTTGAAGCACAAAGGCGTGTCTGTTCTACCACTCCCTCCTTACTCGCCCGTTCTTGCCCCTTGTGACTTCTTTTTATTTCTGAACCTCAAAAAATTATTTGATGGTCGCAGATATCACGACAGAAATGCTTTAGGGTCAGCCATTTTCCAGTATCCCCAGACTTTAGCCAAAAGAGACTATGAAGATGCTTTTCAGTAG